The following proteins are co-located in the [Pasteurella] mairii genome:
- the nusB gene encoding N utilization substance protein B, whose product MSEQIKKISPRRRARECAVQALYSWYVSQNSAEEVELAFFLDQEEELKGADKPYFRKLFRETVANIEAVDSTLTPFLDRDLIELDPIEKAVLRLAVYELQFELDVPYKVVINEAIEVAKVFGAEDSHKYINGVLDKVAPSLSRK is encoded by the coding sequence ATGAGTGAACAAATCAAAAAAATCTCTCCTCGCCGCCGGGCGAGAGAATGTGCGGTTCAAGCCTTATATTCTTGGTATGTGTCGCAAAATTCGGCTGAAGAAGTGGAATTGGCATTTTTTTTAGATCAGGAAGAAGAACTGAAAGGGGCGGATAAGCCTTATTTCCGTAAATTATTTCGTGAAACCGTCGCCAATATTGAAGCAGTGGACAGCACATTAACGCCATTTTTGGATCGTGATTTAATAGAGTTAGACCCAATAGAAAAAGCAGTGTTACGTTTAGCGGTGTATGAATTGCAATTTGAGCTGGATGTACCCTATAAAGTTGTCATTAACGAAGCCATTGAGGTGGCAAAAGTATTTGGTGCGGAAGATAGCCACAAATATATTAATGGCGTATTAGATAAAGTGGCTCCGTCGTTGTCTCGTAAATAA
- the thiL_2 gene encoding thiamine-monophosphate kinase, whose product MSNGEFDIIQRYFTASKRTPRKDVILSVGDDCAITEHRQNQRIAITTDTMVENVHFLPSINVADMAYKAAATNLSDLAAMGAEPAWFSLALTLPYVDHQWLSEFSDSFFAVLDHYNVDLIGGDTTKGALHVITITAQGIVPKGKALCRHSAKVGDWIYVSGTLGDSAAGLALLQQGKAKSAVNSDQAFLIQRHLRPTPRVLLGFELSVGMLANAAIDISDGFVADLGHILQRSQCSAVIDLDRLPLSDALLNVVGKQKAEQLALIGGEDYELCFTVSDKNKAKLDRTLAHIGVPYTCVGRISAARAEHKKPVVFQRHGQVVEFEAIAGFDHFK is encoded by the coding sequence ATGAGTAATGGCGAATTTGACATTATTCAACGTTATTTTACTGCGTCAAAACGCACTCCCCGCAAGGATGTCATCCTTTCCGTCGGGGACGATTGCGCCATCACGGAACACCGCCAAAATCAGCGCATTGCGATTACGACAGATACCATGGTAGAAAATGTACATTTTTTACCCTCCATCAATGTCGCCGATATGGCTTATAAAGCCGCGGCAACTAACTTAAGTGATCTCGCTGCCATGGGCGCAGAGCCCGCGTGGTTTTCTTTAGCCTTAACCTTACCGTATGTGGATCATCAATGGTTGAGCGAATTTAGCGATAGCTTTTTTGCAGTATTGGATCATTACAATGTCGATTTAATCGGCGGCGATACCACCAAAGGCGCCCTACACGTCATCACTATCACCGCGCAAGGCATTGTCCCCAAAGGCAAAGCCTTATGTCGGCATAGCGCAAAAGTGGGCGATTGGATTTATGTTTCCGGAACCCTCGGCGACAGTGCCGCAGGGCTTGCGCTATTGCAGCAAGGCAAAGCCAAAAGTGCGGTCAATTCTGATCAAGCATTTTTAATTCAGCGCCATTTGCGCCCGACGCCTCGCGTATTGCTAGGCTTTGAATTATCGGTTGGAATGTTGGCGAATGCGGCGATTGATATTTCTGATGGCTTTGTCGCCGATTTAGGGCATATTTTGCAGCGCAGCCAATGCAGCGCAGTGATTGATTTAGATAGATTGCCCTTGTCAGACGCATTATTAAACGTGGTCGGCAAACAAAAAGCGGAACAGTTAGCGCTGATCGGTGGCGAAGATTACGAACTTTGTTTTACCGTATCCGATAAAAACAAAGCAAAATTAGACCGCACTTTAGCCCATATCGGCGTGCCTTATACCTGTGTCGGACGCATTAGCGCAGCGCGGGCGGAACATAAAAAACCAGTAGTGTTTCAACGCCACGGGCAAGTGGTCGAATTTGAAGCTATCGCCGGATTTGATCATTTTAAATAG
- the pgpA gene encoding phosphatidylglycerophosphatase A: protein MTALQQNPLSRLSLTNPVHFLALGFGAGLCAKAPGTWGSLVGVLLGWALLAWLGSGIFALLIIAGFWLGCYLCQKTAHDMGVHDHGAIVWDEIIGIFIVLLALPALTWAWCLTAFILFRFFDILKPYPICYFDQKLTTGFGIMLDDVLAAAYALLCIVLLNCFI, encoded by the coding sequence ATGACAGCGTTGCAACAAAATCCATTATCTCGTCTTAGCTTAACCAACCCGGTTCATTTTCTCGCCCTTGGGTTTGGCGCCGGATTATGCGCCAAAGCGCCGGGGACATGGGGGTCTTTGGTTGGCGTATTGTTAGGATGGGCGTTATTAGCATGGCTTGGCAGTGGCATTTTTGCCCTGTTAATTATCGCCGGCTTTTGGCTCGGTTGCTATCTTTGCCAAAAAACCGCCCATGATATGGGCGTGCATGATCATGGCGCCATTGTCTGGGACGAAATTATCGGCATCTTTATAGTATTGCTTGCCTTGCCGGCGCTGACATGGGCGTGGTGCCTGACCGCCTTTATCCTATTTCGCTTTTTTGACATTCTCAAGCCGTATCCCATTTGTTATTTTGACCAAAAATTAACAACCGGCTTTGGAATTATGCTAGATGATGTATTGGCGGCAGCTTATGCCCTGTTATGTATTGTTTTATTAAATTGCTTTATATAG
- the rhtC gene encoding threonine efflux protein: MLNLMLVHFFGLLTPGPDFFYVSRMAASNTRRNVLCGIFGITLGVLFWATSAMLGLAVLFTTYPALQGIIMVLGGGYLAYLGVLMLRVRENVVFDENTDRQLNQATTIGKEIRKGLLVNLSNAKAIIYFSSVMSFVLVNLTETWQILTALLIILFETFFYFYFISLIFSHKVAKRFYGRYSRYIDNLSGVIFVLFGAYLMYSGALLEMGNHAL, from the coding sequence ATGTTAAATTTAATGCTTGTTCATTTTTTCGGTTTACTAACGCCCGGTCCAGATTTTTTTTATGTCAGTCGAATGGCAGCAAGTAACACGCGGCGCAACGTCCTTTGTGGAATTTTCGGCATCACCCTAGGTGTCTTATTTTGGGCAACCTCCGCCATGTTAGGCTTAGCAGTATTATTCACAACCTATCCCGCCCTACAAGGCATCATCATGGTCTTAGGCGGCGGATATTTAGCCTATTTAGGTGTATTGATGTTGCGCGTACGCGAAAATGTCGTATTTGATGAAAATACAGATCGACAGCTCAATCAAGCCACCACAATCGGCAAAGAAATTCGCAAAGGATTGTTAGTAAATTTATCAAATGCCAAAGCGATTATCTATTTCAGCAGTGTCATGTCCTTTGTTTTGGTGAATTTAACCGAAACCTGGCAAATTTTGACCGCACTTTTGATCATCCTTTTTGAAACCTTTTTCTATTTTTATTTCATCTCCCTTATTTTTTCACATAAGGTAGCAAAACGCTTTTACGGGCGTTACAGTCGTTACATTGATAATCTATCCGGCGTAATTTTTGTATTATTCGGCGCCTATCTAATGTACAGCGGCGCTTTGCTGGAAATGGGCAATCACGCCCTTTGA
- the dapB gene encoding dihydrodipicolinate reductase yields MTLKIAVAGAGGRMGRQLIQAVQAADGVVLGAAFESQGSSLLGTDAGELAGVGRLGVRVSDNLEAQKDQFDVLIDFTRPEGTLAHLNFCVAHGKKMIIGTTGFDDAGKVAIQRAAEKIAIVFASNFSVGVNLVFKLLEKAAKVMGDYCDIEIIEAHHRHKVDAPSGTALSMGEHIAKTLGRDLKTHGVFCRDGITGERKRDEIGFATIRASDVVGEHTVWFADIGERVEISHKASSRMTFANGAVRAAKWLTQKTQGLFDMTDVLSLNTL; encoded by the coding sequence ATGACATTAAAAATTGCAGTCGCCGGTGCCGGCGGTCGTATGGGGCGTCAATTAATTCAAGCGGTACAAGCAGCGGATGGCGTAGTACTTGGCGCCGCTTTTGAAAGCCAAGGCTCGTCTTTGCTTGGAACGGATGCCGGCGAGTTAGCGGGCGTCGGACGATTGGGCGTACGGGTTTCGGATAATTTAGAAGCACAAAAAGATCAATTTGATGTGTTGATCGATTTTACCCGACCGGAAGGGACTTTAGCGCATCTTAACTTTTGCGTTGCCCACGGTAAAAAAATGATCATAGGCACCACCGGTTTTGATGATGCCGGCAAAGTGGCGATTCAACGTGCGGCAGAAAAAATCGCCATTGTCTTTGCCTCGAATTTCAGCGTCGGCGTCAATTTAGTCTTTAAATTGTTGGAAAAAGCGGCAAAAGTGATGGGCGATTATTGCGATATCGAAATTATCGAAGCGCACCACCGCCATAAAGTGGATGCCCCTTCGGGCACAGCGTTATCTATGGGAGAACATATCGCCAAAACCCTCGGACGCGATTTGAAAACTCATGGGGTCTTTTGTCGCGACGGAATAACCGGCGAGCGCAAACGGGATGAAATCGGTTTCGCCACGATCCGCGCCAGCGACGTAGTGGGCGAGCATACGGTATGGTTTGCTGACATTGGCGAACGAGTCGAAATTTCACACAAAGCCTCAAGTCGCATGACCTTTGCGAATGGTGCAGTACGCGCGGCAAAATGGCTAACGCAAAAAACGCAGGGCTTATTTGATATGACCGACGTATTAAGTTTAAATACCCTATAA